The Trueperaceae bacterium DNA window CGCCCTGGCTCGGGGTCGGCTCCGCGTCGCGCCCGCGCTGCACGAAGTCGTCGACCCACCAGGGCCGCCTGAACACGGTGGCGTCCTCCGGACGGACCATCCCGAAGCCGACGCTCGCCACGTCGAGGCCCGCGTCCAGCGCCCGGCGCGCCAGGGTGGGCACGCGGACGTCGTCGGGCGTGGCGTACGAGAACCCCACTCCGTCCCACACCTTGTTGCCGTACACGCCGATCTCGGCGGCGCTCCGCCCCGTGAGGATCGACGCGCGCCCCGGCAACGAGATGCCGGGCACCAGCGACGCGAGGCGCTCCACCGTTACGCCTCCGCGCGCCAAGCGCGCGAGGTTGGGCATGCGGCCGAGGTGACGGCGGAAGCTGTCGGCGCTCACGCCGTCGATCATGACGAGGAGGACTTTGGGCACCAAGCAGTCTAGCACCGGCCGACCGGGGCTAAGATCGCGGCATGCGAGAACGCGCCATCACCCCGGAACGCGTCGCCGCGCTGCGTAGGGAGTTCGCGGCCAATCCCACCAACCGCCTCATGCAGAACGCCGTCACCCAGACCCCCCTCGACGACGTGGCCCTCGACCGCACCGTCCTGGTCGGCATCGACCGCACCGTCTCGCACCGCCTCGACGACTGGGCGGTAACGGACCAGAAGAAGAGCGGGCGCTGCTGGCTGTTCGCGGGCCTGAACCTGCTGCGGGCCGGGGCCATGAAGAAGCTGGGCGCGAAGGAGTTCGAGTTCTCGCAGAACTACCCCATGTTCTTCGACAAGCTCGAGCGCGCCAACTACTACCTGGACGCGGTCCTCGCCACGAAGGACCGCGACGCTGACGACCGCACCGTCGCGTTCCTGCACGACAACGTGATGGGTGACGGCGGCCAGTGGAACATGTTCGTGGCGCTCGTCAGGAAGCACGGCCTGGTGCCGAAGTCGGCCATGCCCGAGACGGAATCGTCGTCCAACACGGGCCGCATGAACGCGGGCCTGCGCGCCGTGCTGCACCAGGCCGCCAAGGCCCTGCGCGAGGCGCCCGACGCCGAGGTCGAGGAGCGCGTGCGGGACGAGGCGCTGGCCGCCTGCTACCGCGTCCTCGCCATCCACCTCGGCACGCCGCCCACGCGCTTCGAGTGGCAGTGGCTGGACGCCGACAAGGCCTTCCACCGCGACGGCGAGCTGACCCCTCAGGAGTTCGCGCAGCGCTACGTGACCCTGGACCTGGCCGCGTACGTGTGCCTCGTCGACGACCCGCGCGCCACGAGCCCCCGAGGGCGCACCTTCACCGTCGACTTCCTCGGCAACGTGCTCGGCGAGCGCGTCATCTACCTGAACGTCGAACCGGGCCTGATGAAGCGCGTCGCGGCGGAAGCGATAGCGGGCGGCGAGCCCGTGTGGTTCGGCTGCGACGTCGGGCAGCAGATGCGGCGCGACCTGGGGGTGTGGGACGCCAGGCTCTTCGACTACGCCGGCGTGTACGGCACCCCGTTCACGCTCGACAAGGCGGGCCGGCTCGACTACCACGAGACGCAGATGACCCACGCCATGCTCTTCACCGGCGTCGACCTCATGGGCGAGACCCCGCGCCGCTGGCGCGTGGAGAACAGCTGGGGCGACGCCAACGGCGAGAAGGGCTTCTACACCATGACCGACTCGTGGTTCGACGAGTACGTCTTCGAGATCGCGGCCCACAAGAGCGCCCTGCCGCCCGAGCTTCGGGCGGCCCTCGACCTGGAACCGATCGTGCTGCCGGCTTGGGACCCGATGGGGGCGTTGGCGCGCTGAGCTTGGGCGCGCGCGCCCGGAGGGTCGCCCCTGCCTCACCGGTCGCCCTCTACGGGGCACCACGCCCGTTGTCGGTCCGGAGCGCCTGGCGGGGTTCCTACCTCACGTTCACGGTCACGACCGACTCCACGCTCGAGTCGCCACGGAACGCGACTACGCGGAGCTCGGCTGCCCCGCCGGGCATGCCCTCCGGGATGAGCACGGTGGCAACCCAGCGGCCACCCTGATTCGTCAAGGGCACCTCCTGCCCTCCGAACCTGGCGACCACGCGTTCCGGGTCGCCACTGACTAGGGCGAAGACCGCTAGTTCGCCGCCCGGGTCGACCGACGTGCCCGCGGTCCGGGCCACGACCGCCAGCTTCGCGCCGCTGAACGTCGTGACGACCTCACGTGGGGGCGGCGCCGCTCCAACCGACACGGGCGGAAGTCGCTCGCCCGCGCGCAGCACGACGTCCACCGGCTCCGTCGTGGGCCGGTAGCGCGGCGGAAGCCCGGCGGGGTCGGGAGCTACGGTATAGGTGCCCGGCACGAGACCACTGACCACGGCGTTGCCACGGGCGTCCACCATGACGACCTCTTCAGCTGGCCCGCTGATGATGACGCGCCCGAACGAGATGCCGCGCTCGTCGGTGCCGCGCACCCCGTCGTTATCGACGTCATCGAACAGGTGCACCTCGAGGGTGGCGACGGGCGACAACCTCAGGTCCACCCGCTCCGTGCTGTCGTCCTCCACCCTGACCACGCCCTCGCCGAGTAACTGCACATCGGCAGGTAGGCCGGCCCCGAACCGCCAGGCGTAACTACCGGCCCTGACGCGCACAGAGAAGGCACCCGTCTCGTCCGTGGTCGCCCTGGCGCCACCCAACATGACCTCGAGGCCTCCGAGGCGCTCGTCGCCCGCGCTGAGCATGCCATCTAGATCACGGTCGACATACGCCACGCCCGAGACTTCGCCCCCCTTGCGACCACCGAACAGGCCGACCACCGCGTCGGGCGTGTCGAACGAGAAGCGCAGCGTGTAGCCTGCGCGGAGACTCAGGTCGTGAGTGATGGGCGCGCCCGTGAAGAGGCCTCCTGATGAGGTCAGGGCATAGCCCGCTGCCAGGTCGAGTCCTTCGATCCCGGCGTCCCGGAACTCGCCGATCAGCGCGATCCTGTCGTGTTGACTCGGCACGCCGCCGCCGAGGCTGCCGACGAACGACTTGTCGTAGCTTAGTGACGTCGAGGCGTACCTCGACCACCGCTGCTTCCAGACCACCCCGAACTCCATGCCACCCGACCCCTTGGAGGTGTCGGACTCGTAGCTCCACCGTCCCGTGATCGTCGTGGCGGTCGCCGGCCGGTACTCGGCCGCCACGGCCACGGCGAACCTGGCGGCGCCCGGGTCGGCCGCCGGCTGCTCGTACTCGTAGACGGCGCTGCTCGTCACCCGGAACGGTCCAGCGCCCAGGTTCGCGGTCGCCGAGTAGCTGCTGGCAGGCGCGACGTCCCCCC harbors:
- a CDS encoding C1 family peptidase — encoded protein: MRERAITPERVAALRREFAANPTNRLMQNAVTQTPLDDVALDRTVLVGIDRTVSHRLDDWAVTDQKKSGRCWLFAGLNLLRAGAMKKLGAKEFEFSQNYPMFFDKLERANYYLDAVLATKDRDADDRTVAFLHDNVMGDGGQWNMFVALVRKHGLVPKSAMPETESSSNTGRMNAGLRAVLHQAAKALREAPDAEVEERVRDEALAACYRVLAIHLGTPPTRFEWQWLDADKAFHRDGELTPQEFAQRYVTLDLAAYVCLVDDPRATSPRGRTFTVDFLGNVLGERVIYLNVEPGLMKRVAAEAIAGGEPVWFGCDVGQQMRRDLGVWDARLFDYAGVYGTPFTLDKAGRLDYHETQMTHAMLFTGVDLMGETPRRWRVENSWGDANGEKGFYTMTDSWFDEYVFEIAAHKSALPPELRAALDLEPIVLPAWDPMGALAR